In the Primulina tabacum isolate GXHZ01 chromosome 7, ASM2559414v2, whole genome shotgun sequence genome, TTAGACATCACATTTCATGCATTTAGTTGGCATTATTTTTTAGTAACTCAGTGATTCAAGACACGTTTAGTTCGATAAAGTGTCTCTATAACAATAAACATGACAATCATAAATGTGACTCAATTAACacattaaataacataatattagacatgtatCTCCTTTGCTTTCTCAATCTGTGAAAATCCAAACAAATTCATTCCTTTGTTCCTCCGCTTTCTTCAACTTCCAACCCAGACTACACAAATAAACAAATGGGATAGCCAAGCTCAAAATCTTTAACGAAACGCGAACCTGGATCCATCCCTACGCCTTAGACTCACCAAACTCAAGGTCTTTAATGGGAGTTGTTTCCATGCCTTCCTTTATTAATCTAAATTCCTCTTCTGTCAAGCTATTTTTCCCATGGGGCATGATCTTGCTATGAGTCTGCTTTTCGACTTCCACAGCCCAACTGTAGATTAGCATGCCAATTACTGCAACAAGCATTCCCAATATGTTCTTGAAAGTCAACTCTGAATCGAATATTAGCCATCCCAAAGTTAATACGCATAATGTTTTCATGTGGCCCAAAACTTGGAAAGAAACGGCCGAAAAACGTCCAATGCAAAGGTACTGGCTAATGTTGCAGAACACGGCTAGAGAACATGAAAGGAGTATGAATAACTGCAAATTATTGTCCCATAATATTAGATGTAATAGAAGTATTAATTCCGGTAAGTGAGTTAATATATGATGCTACAGGATGAACATTGATAGGACAGAATGGATGCTTACTATGGCTCCGAAAGTGAACTTGTAGTCCAGAATTAATTTTCCGGAAAGATAGTAGTCAATTATAGGACCAAGTACGAGGAGAGAACCAGCTTGAATAGGAGCTGTTTTACTCAATAATTCAAATGATCCGATCGAGTACTTCTTCTGCAAGGAACCTATTGACTGCATCCAAAAGAATATCTAATGAATATCTCTGCAGTGTAAGAATTCAGGAAAGAAAAACCTAGCAGGAAAAGGCTAGAACCAGCATCCCATTTGTTCATTAAGTTAGAATCGgtatccttttttttttcttcatattTTCAGTCATGAGATTGCAGGAGTGAGCCATTGGCGTTTGGAATGAGCAGAGCCTTTTAAAAACAGAACCCTCAATCAGTGTTTTAAATTTTAACCAAGCCTGCCTGAAATCTAAAGTTTTTATCAGTTCAATGAGGTACTTCTGAAGTGCTACCATGAAGATAAAAGGGATAGGCAAAGAGAAAAGGTTGAAGCATGAAGTAgaaatgaattaaaatacaaaaaaatccaACTTTGTTTAAAAAACTCCTGGAGCTTTTACTCTGCCAAAGGAGAACAAAATATTTCCAATTAGTACCACATTCTTTCATTGTCGGCCCCAAGTGTATCAACCTTAATGTCAATACACAGCATAGGCGATGCAGAAGTTTTAGACAGTAATTCATCTCATCAAGATCAAATGATATCATAAAAGTTACAATATTAATAAGGACAGGTAATAAAATTTACTCACAATTTGTTGTAAAGATGTTGAGAAAACTGCAACACAAGCACATATAAAACCTTTGGCATTCACTTGGACATCAGTCACAGTGCAAACACCCACGCCTATAACCACCACCACGACGGAGATTTTAACTTCCTTTGTGTACTCTTTATTATGGAGAATCCATTCCATTACACAGACCACAGGAATCATGCTCAGTTTGGAGATCTACACCAGAATACAACGTAACATCAGCTTAATCAAGAAAAGGAGTCATGACTAGATATATGAAAAACCGACCTCAGAAGCTGAGAAGACAGGACGCGTCTGaattttacaattttcaaagaaaataaaacttaGAGCTTTGTTGTTGTCATAAATTATAAGTCACGGTTTCTAAGCTTGAAATCTATTGAATGCTATACCACAGCAAAATAGGAGCATTGGTATCAATAATAAAACAAGACAGATTTAGaggttttttattttatgcagtccCCAATGTGAGTAAATATTCCAGGAGGTGGAAGCTTTAAATATGCAAATATCGCaatcattattcaaagtgtatgGATGAAAAATAGGAAGAGAATTTTAAGTTAACATaatattaatcatattaattgcTCGATAAACGTGAATACATCTAATTACTAGGTAAGTAGAATATATTGGCAAGTCAAGAAAACATAGGATTAATGTAATGTAACTAAGCACCAAGACGCATGTGGGCTAAAGTTCAAGCATACTTGGTAAAATCCAACTGAGTTTAACATAAGGCTGAGATTCATCCCCGTGATAGACATATTTGCAACAATTGAGAACCAAAGAAGCTCCCAAAGAGGCACATGCTTAGAGGTAGAATATCCTGTAGCATTTGATATCGCGCCAACAAGTGCAGTAACAGCAAAATGGAAACCAGTCAATGTTGTGGCTGCATGAAGCAAAACAAGAATTAAAACATGAACTTAAAAAGATGACTCTACAATATCAAGTCCCATTAATTAAATAGAGATCACAGAATTCCACAATTCACACCTCTTTAAAGTCTTGATTGATACTAAAAGTGGAACAAAATTCTTCATAAAGATCACACCATATCACAAATATCACCCCATAAGAATAGCCCGacgataattataaataaaaaagtaaGTTTGAAGCAAAGGACCTAATCACTTAACTCAAAAGGTGATTCCGAGGTGGAAGTGGGCTACATAAGGCAATCTGGTAAATTATGCTATACATCTGATTCAGAAAGCTACATCTTAGTTCCTCGATCCTTCAGAAATTATCACAGTAACTAGACCAGTTACAAAGATCAAAATGCAAACTGAGGCACTAATcagcaaaaaaattaaaaaaaaatactgcAAATGAGGACAAATTCGTTGTAGGTGCGCAAAAGTGGTACATTAACTATATGGGCACAACTccattcaaattcaaattaaaGATGCCCACTTTCCCCAGCGAAAAAATGAGTTGATCTCAAGCAGCAAAAGtaaataatattcaaatataatttaccaagatgcaacaacaattatgaataaaaaaataacacaaGACAATAGTGGAGAGACAAACTCGGAGGACCGAGATCCAAGAAAATGAGCCCCATTTAAGCTACAAAGACACATCGCAGATCAGATGGCACTTACCGAATGTGAAAGCATATCCATTGTTGGACATGAGTTGCTTATTCGCCAGAATGATGCCCACAGAACTGATGACATTCATAGCCCAGGCACCCACATCAGACACTGCTGACGGCTTCCTCTCCACCTCCATCTCTGAATCACCTGCCTCAACTGCCTTTTGTTTACCTGGGACCTCAAGAATTTGGTAATGGCGGAGGGTTCTTGATTGTTAAAGCCGTATAATAGTGAAGGAAAGCTTATAGATCCGCTCCTCACAAGGAATGGTGTAGGGTGAGAAGAATGTGGTGCGTGGATAAATCTCACATCGGGTATACATGCATGATTTTTGCTGCGTGACTGGGAATCGATTCACGAAAACGAAATTTGGTGTGTGAGATGGGAAGAGGGAGAGAGTAGTATATACAACGAAGTCAGTGTGATTCTTCTTTTCTTTCGTTTAAGGATCCAAACAAATTAGGATTTGGATGTGTGGGTGTGGTAACTGGCAATTGGGATTTCAGAAATTCCCCTTTTGATTTTTGGTAaaatttcaacaaaaaaaaatagaattttaaatgccaattttaatattatatatacatatatattataaacaaatatatatatatatatatatataaattggagTTAGAGAAAcaagaaaatggaaaataaacaatgtaaaatcGTTTAACGAATGAATGATAGCTATTACGATTTGATCGGATAAAATGATGAGTATGTCTTTTATGATACgatttcacaaatctttatctatgaacaggtcaatcctaccgatattcactataaaaattaatacttttagcataaaaagtaatattttttatggatgacccaaataagatatctgtctcacaaaatacgaaccgtgagaccgtctcacacaagtttttgcctaaaatGATTTGATCCATTTGAAACTTAACTCAAATTATTTATCCATGAATATGGAATCAAATCTTTTGAAccaaaatttatcatatttatagtTTGTGCATGTCGTGTACATATAAAccgttttttttataataaaaagttgTATAATGGTAAATaatttagatattatattaaattaagaAATTTAGAGATGTTTTTGTAAGGtttttgataattaattaaaatagatACTAAAGTAGATGATTTGTTAAAAAATATCAGGTTGTGACCATTATATGATTATCTTTTATGGTTAGACACAAGTTTTTAATTACCACCAAATTACAAAGATCTAGCAATATATTACATATTGGGACAAAAATTGAATTAAGCGAATTTCATGAAAATGAATAgctttctttaattttcttttttttgtggatttgaatatttcaagaaaatttttgaatcaaAGAGTGAAGAAAAGGAAATAatctaaaagaaaataaatagaACAGATGAATATAAGATATAATATtacaattattttgaaaattcaaatcCTAAAAAATCATACCAATTTTGGGTGATTGAGTAAATTATATAAAggcaaaaaacttgtgtgagacggtctcacggatcgcattttgtgagacggatctcttatttgggtcatccatgaaaaaatattactctttatgctaagaatattaatttttattgtgaatatcagtagggttgaccgtctcatagataaaaattcgtgagacctctcacaagagacctgttATATAAAATGGCATCAAATCCATTTCAAATATGAATTTGAaacatttgaaaataatattaaccAAATTCCAACAAATCTAAGATTATCTAACATGCTCAAAGAATTTGTTTGTACCATAAAATCATAGGATTAAATCGTTAAAAAACTATTTACACAAGATTGGTTGTACACATTTTATTGATGATAATTCATGTTTGGGTATAAACTTTAAGAAAGAAGCATCGTGAGCCACTCATTTATGAAGTTGCTGGAATTGTTGATGCAGTGGAACCAAGTAAAATGGCTACATGATCGATGAATCTGCTGTTTTAGAAAAATAAAGAGTTGTAAATTGTAATAGAGTTCCCCCCACGCAAGGAGCCCATAACAAATCTTTGACTTGACACAAAAAATCTCTTTCAAACATGGAACGTTTAATAGGTGATGATATTATCGAATGTTGTGTTTGGATTGCAAGTATTTGATTCGGATGGAAGGATTTGATATGAGGAAGGATTTGTGGATTGAAGTATTTGATTCGGGTGGAAGGATTTGATATGGGGAAGGATTTGAACTGACATTCATTTTGAATGGATTTCAAATACATTGTAATCTTCGTTGTATTTATATATGCACAAAAACTCATATGAGGCCATATCAATTATTAATTTCATGAGACAGGATCACCGACCTGACTtgatccatgaaaaagtattaatttttaatgtATTATGCACTGGGTCAGCCCGTCTCGTAGATATGGATCTGTAAGATTGTCTTACAAGATATATACTCATGCATAAGTTAAGGTGAGGTGAATTTAAAATCCATCGAATATAAATTCATTTAGGGGTAGGGATGTCAATGGGTCTGGGTCAATGGACCACCCCATCTAGACGGGTTTAGGGCATACTAAATGGGTTATGGGGTGGGTCTCGGGTCCAGTTTGTCAGACCCGTATGGGTGTGGGGCAGGTCATGGGTCCTATAATACCCGCCTCATACCCGCCCCATATATGTGAATATAAATATTCTAGGatttagttttattaattttcatttttttagtagCTCACCTCAAGGTCAACCATAGACATGACTGATTCTTTTTTACTCGCTGATTTTATACTGATCTGTTTAAGTTCTGTTATAACTTATTTTGGGGgatgtcaagattttttttaGAGAGTTAGTAActctttttttatgtaattcattatgtcgtgaaaatattttgtttgttattattaagtgtggtcGAAATACATGATTAGTTTTATAttgtgttgtatttataggcttatTTGTTTAATAATTCAGTAATGTGACAAAGAAGATTAAtgttttcattttaaaaaaattcgggtcTCACGGGTCTCATGGATCTAACCCGCCCCGTTTCGTATTCGGGGTGAGACGGGTCTAAAGAATATTTAATCGGGGTGGGATGGGTAATGGGTCGAAGTTTTCTTCATGGGACGGGTCTTGGGTTTAGTAATACCCACCCCATAGCCGCCGCTCCATTGACATCTCTATTTAGGGGTGGGCTCAGGTAGGGACCCGTCTCATAACCCTCATACCCAGTTTCCGTCccaataaaaatagaaaatctttTTTTCCTCCAGATCTTGTATCTTACAAGTATAGAGACTCGAATGTTTGAGATCATGttatatagaaaaatatatataaaagctcTCCAAGCACAAATTGAATATGGACATGACACGTCAATTTTTTAATTTCGATTAGCATGAGCACGACAGAAAACttacataaacattaaaaattaaatcatctTCTTGTTatatccaaaacaataattaaCATACAAATTCATTGTTTCATTAACCACTACACAACCTTGTCAAGCTCTATTTGGCAACAATCTTAGTTTAATAATTGTTCGGTGACTATATTTATCcactaataatattttatgaataaatataaaaaccattaaaaaaatattaccatTGCCATCAATGAGTAATACCAGACGTGGATTTCCTTTTGATGATGGGTTATGTCCTTTCGGTCACGTCGCTGAAGAGGAGACAAAGATGATAACCTCTTTTTTATTttgtacaattttatttttttataattataatgtttgtctatatttt is a window encoding:
- the LOC142551354 gene encoding UDP-rhamnose/UDP-galactose transporter 2-like: MEVERKPSAVSDVGAWAMNVISSVGIILANKQLMSNNGYAFTFATTLTGFHFAVTALVGAISNATGYSTSKHVPLWELLWFSIVANMSITGMNLSLMLNSVGFYQISKLSMIPVVCVMEWILHNKEYTKEVKISVVVVVIGVGVCTVTDVQVNAKGFICACVAVFSTSLQQISIGSLQKKYSIGSFELLSKTAPIQAGSLLVLGPIIDYYLSGKLILDYKFTFGAILFILLSCSLAVFCNISQYLCIGRFSAVSFQVLGHMKTLCVLTLGWLIFDSELTFKNILGMLVAVIGMLIYSWAVEVEKQTHSKIMPHGKNSLTEEEFRLIKEGMETTPIKDLEFGESKA